In Humulus lupulus chromosome 6, drHumLupu1.1, whole genome shotgun sequence, a single genomic region encodes these proteins:
- the LOC133785414 gene encoding uncharacterized protein LOC133785414: MTLVVHAVNSYVAWPSHLIITYDREQEPKRLKRKRISAACLPTQDLKHPPQHLPTTQEEAGSSMVSKSPIIFKVPTGLPMFLKILLGSVKYVEPGFMIDILMENNIMGEQYTLYISHEDIVHFGLMEEIGASCISFYISIIYSELCDREISHFFGFIEPSWSSRIGTNMDNRAEIISRMLVIIDPDDHTCYYLVPLRKSPPNDLKNLMNNVSSHIKRKTGRNEKNYKWKIVNCPRQTSSVECGFYIIRMMKDYCLNETPMRWLTSNCGGKNTYILGEINETPNEWAAKILERMSHNLEHAEFY, encoded by the exons ATGACTCTTGTGGTTCATGCGGTCAACAGTTATGTTGCTTGGCCATCGCATCTGATCATTACTTATGATCGTGAACAG GAACCCAAGAGACTAAAGAGAAAGAGGATTTCAGCAGCTTGTCTGCCAACACAAGACCTAAAACATCCTCCACAACATCTTCCCACTACTCAAGAAGAGGCAGGATCAAGTATGGTTAGTAAGTCGCCGATTATCTTCAAGGTTCCCACTGGACTTCCCATGTTTTTGAAGATACTTCTAGGTTCAGTTAAGTACGTAGAACCAGGATTCATGATTGACATTCTCATGGAGAACAATATTATGGGCGAACAATATACCTTATATATCTCACATGAGGATATAGTACACTTTGGACTTATGGAAGAAATCGGCGCGTCTTGCATTTCATTCTATATCag TATAATATATTCCGAGTTGTGCGATAGAGAGATATCACACTTTTTTGGTTTCATTGAGCCATCGTGGTCATCGAGAATTGGGACAAATATGGATAATCGGGCTGAAATTATCTCAAGA ATGTTAGTGATCATTGATCCAGATGACCATACATGTTACTATCTTGTTCCACTTAGAAAATCTCCTCCAAATGATTTGAAGAACCTTATGAACAA TGTCTCTTCACACATTAAGCGAAAGACAGGAAGGaatgaaaaaaattacaagtGGAAAATAGTCAATTGCCCTCGTCAAACATCGTCAGTAGAATGCGGCTTTTATATCATAAGGATGATGAAGGACTATTGCTTGAATGAGACACCAatgcgatggctaactagtaat tgtggTGGAAAGAATACATATATACTTGGTGAAATTAATGAAACTCCAAATGAATGGGCAGCCAAGATTCTTGAGCGGATGAGTCATA ATTTGGAACATGCTGAGTTCTATTGA